The Mycolicibacterium lutetiense genome window below encodes:
- the proB gene encoding glutamate 5-kinase, with product MTGAGSTRSAHREAIRTARSVVVKIGTTALTTPSGVFDAGRLAVLVEAIEGRMRAGSDLVIVSSGAIAAGIEPLGLSKRPTDLATKQAAASVGQVALVNAWSSAFAVYNRTVGQVLLTAHDIAMRVQHNNAQRTLDRLRALHAVAIVNENDTVATNEIRFGDNDRLSALVAQLVGADALILLSDIDGLYDSDPRKGNARFIPEVGAQGDLDGVVAGGGSHLGTGGMASKLSSALLAADAGVPVLLAAAADAGAALSDASVGTVFAPRPERMSARRFWVRHAAESHGALTLDDGAVRAVVQQRRSLLPAGITEVTGHFHGGDVVDLRALDGQTVARGVVAYEASELAAIIGRSTPDLPAELRRPAVHADDLVAT from the coding sequence GTGACCGGTGCAGGCTCGACGCGTTCCGCACACCGGGAAGCGATTCGGACCGCACGCAGTGTCGTCGTCAAGATCGGCACCACTGCGCTGACCACTCCGTCCGGGGTGTTTGACGCCGGACGGCTCGCTGTCCTGGTCGAGGCCATCGAAGGCCGGATGCGCGCCGGCTCTGATCTGGTGATCGTGTCCTCCGGCGCCATTGCCGCGGGAATCGAACCGCTCGGACTGTCCAAGCGCCCAACGGATCTGGCTACCAAGCAGGCGGCGGCTAGCGTCGGGCAGGTAGCTCTGGTCAACGCCTGGAGTTCGGCCTTCGCCGTCTACAACCGCACGGTCGGGCAGGTACTGCTGACCGCCCATGACATTGCGATGCGGGTGCAGCACAACAACGCTCAACGCACGCTGGACCGGTTGCGTGCCCTGCACGCGGTCGCGATCGTCAACGAGAACGACACGGTGGCCACCAATGAGATCAGGTTCGGCGACAACGACCGGCTTTCGGCGCTGGTGGCCCAGCTGGTCGGTGCCGACGCACTAATCCTGCTGTCCGACATCGACGGCCTGTATGACTCTGATCCCCGAAAAGGGAACGCGCGCTTCATTCCTGAGGTTGGTGCGCAGGGGGATCTCGACGGGGTGGTGGCCGGAGGTGGTAGCCACCTGGGTACCGGCGGCATGGCCTCGAAGCTGTCCTCTGCACTGCTGGCCGCCGATGCCGGGGTGCCGGTGCTGTTGGCCGCCGCGGCGGATGCCGGTGCGGCGCTCAGCGATGCCTCGGTCGGCACCGTGTTCGCACCGCGTCCCGAGCGGATGTCGGCGCGGCGGTTCTGGGTTCGCCACGCCGCGGAGTCGCACGGGGCGCTGACCCTCGACGACGGTGCGGTGCGCGCGGTCGTCCAGCAGCGGCGCTCACTGCTGCCTGCCGGGATCACCGAGGTCACCGGCCACTTCCACGGCGGCGATGTGGTGGATCTGAGGGCGCTTGACGGGCAAACCGTCGCGCGGGGCGTGGTGGCCTACGAGGCTTCGGAGTTGGCCGCGATCATCGGCCGTTCGACGCCGGATCTGCCGGCCGAACTGCGCCGCCCCGCCGTTCACGCCGACGATCTGGTCGCTACCTAG
- a CDS encoding TetR/AcrR family transcriptional regulator: MPSVTRKPQAKREERRERIERQLLDATDRLMADGTSFTELSVDKLATAAGISRASFYIYFEDKGHLLRRLATQVFGDLTQAAQQWWSVAGRRDPADAHSAMSGIVASYRRHQPVLIALTEMSSYDPLVAQTYRELLAGISDQLTKVIEDGQSDGSIRPQLPAAATASTLTWMVERSCHQNLPSHPASYDAELADTITQIVWGALYLESPKL; encoded by the coding sequence ATGCCATCGGTAACGCGAAAACCGCAGGCCAAGCGGGAGGAACGCCGCGAGCGGATCGAACGCCAACTGCTCGACGCCACCGACCGGCTGATGGCCGACGGCACCAGCTTCACCGAGCTCAGCGTGGACAAACTCGCCACCGCGGCCGGGATCTCCCGGGCCAGTTTCTATATCTATTTCGAGGACAAGGGCCATCTGCTGCGCCGGCTGGCCACCCAGGTGTTCGGTGATCTGACCCAGGCTGCCCAACAGTGGTGGAGCGTCGCCGGACGCCGCGACCCCGCCGACGCCCATTCCGCCATGTCGGGCATCGTCGCGAGCTATCGGCGCCACCAACCCGTGTTGATCGCACTCACCGAGATGTCGAGCTATGACCCACTCGTCGCACAGACCTACCGGGAACTGCTGGCCGGGATCTCCGATCAACTCACCAAGGTGATCGAGGACGGCCAATCCGACGGGTCGATCCGGCCGCAACTGCCTGCCGCCGCCACCGCCAGCACGTTGACGTGGATGGTGGAACGGTCCTGCCATCAGAATCTGCCGTCACACCCGGCGTCCTACGATGCCGAGTTGGCCGACACGATCACCCAGATCGTCTGGGGTGCGCTGTATCTGGAGTCCCCCAAGCTGTGA
- a CDS encoding cytochrome P450, whose product MTVSPITSAPSWPSTARPYDPIDLSSRKFWATTAADREVTFAELRTSRPVSWHPPVEDALMKDPDDRGFWAVTRHADIVAVSRDSETFLSGKGVLFESVPEELLEASQSFLAMDAPRHTLIRKLVHAAFTPRQVARIEDSIKENARDIVAELKEVGSGVDFVDQCAKELPIRTLSDMVGIPESERQRVAHAADALVSWADPVYLAGRNPLEVLLQNQMCLHQVANALAAERRENPGNDLISALVHAEVDGDRLTDAEVAAFFVLLAVAGNDTTRQTTSHALKALTDHPDQRDWLMAAFDDRIGGAVEEFVRWASPVMTFRRTAAVDTELGGQQIAAGEKVVMFYASGNWDADVFDRPEVFDLSRKPNPHLGFGGGGRHFCLGAHVARTQLRAIFGELLHQLPDIAAGEPAYLEGNFVHAIRSMPCTFS is encoded by the coding sequence ATGACTGTGTCGCCCATCACATCAGCCCCTTCGTGGCCTTCCACCGCACGCCCCTACGACCCGATCGACCTGTCGTCGCGGAAGTTCTGGGCCACCACGGCCGCCGATCGTGAGGTCACGTTCGCCGAACTGCGCACCTCCCGCCCGGTCAGCTGGCATCCGCCCGTCGAGGACGCCCTCATGAAGGATCCCGACGATCGCGGGTTCTGGGCGGTGACCCGGCACGCCGACATCGTGGCGGTCAGCCGTGACAGCGAGACATTCCTGTCGGGCAAAGGGGTGCTGTTCGAATCCGTTCCCGAAGAGCTGCTCGAGGCGTCACAGTCCTTCCTGGCGATGGACGCGCCGCGACACACGCTGATCCGCAAACTGGTCCACGCCGCGTTCACGCCCCGGCAGGTGGCCCGCATCGAAGACTCGATCAAGGAGAACGCACGCGACATCGTGGCCGAGCTCAAGGAAGTCGGCAGCGGGGTGGACTTCGTCGACCAGTGCGCCAAGGAACTGCCCATCCGCACGCTGTCGGACATGGTCGGGATTCCCGAGTCCGAACGCCAGCGGGTGGCCCATGCCGCGGACGCGCTGGTGTCCTGGGCCGACCCGGTCTATCTGGCCGGGCGCAACCCGCTGGAGGTGCTGCTGCAGAACCAGATGTGCCTGCATCAGGTGGCGAATGCGCTTGCCGCAGAACGCAGGGAGAATCCGGGCAATGATCTGATCAGCGCGCTGGTGCACGCCGAGGTCGACGGGGACCGGCTCACGGATGCCGAGGTGGCGGCGTTCTTCGTCCTGCTGGCGGTGGCGGGCAACGACACCACCCGCCAGACCACCAGCCACGCGCTCAAGGCGCTCACCGACCACCCTGACCAGAGGGACTGGCTGATGGCGGCTTTCGATGATCGGATCGGCGGCGCCGTGGAAGAGTTCGTCCGGTGGGCCAGCCCGGTGATGACCTTCCGCCGCACCGCTGCGGTCGATACCGAACTGGGTGGGCAGCAGATCGCGGCGGGGGAGAAGGTGGTGATGTTCTATGCATCGGGCAACTGGGACGCCGATGTGTTCGACCGGCCCGAGGTCTTCGACCTGAGCCGAAAGCCCAATCCACACCTCGGTTTCGGCGGCGGCGGACGGCACTTCTGCCTGGGCGCGCATGTCGCCCGGACGCAACTGCGGGCCATCTTCGGTGAGCTGCTGCATCAACTGCCCGACATCGCCGCCGGCGAACCGGCCTACCTGGAGGGCAATTTCGTGCACGCTATCCGGTCGATGCCGTGCACGTTCTCCTGA
- a CDS encoding NAD-dependent protein deacetylase: MDAPELVALLQGRRVAVLTGAGMSTDSGIPDYRGPDSPPSNPMTIRQFTTDPEFRQRYWARNHVGWRHMDETMPNAGHRALATLESAGVVNGLITQNVDLLHSKAGSRSVVNLHGTYARVVCLDCGTTMARDELAAALEAANPGFLERAESVGGIAVAPDADAVVTETDSFVVMDCPACAGMLKPDIVYFGESVPKPRVDQAYSMIDDADALLVAGSSLTVYSGYRFVRHAAAHGIPVGIINRGPTRGDDLATVKVETGCSEMLVLLAGELRRTCTASTG, translated from the coding sequence GTGGATGCCCCCGAACTCGTCGCCCTGCTGCAGGGACGCCGTGTCGCGGTGCTGACCGGCGCCGGCATGTCGACCGATTCGGGCATCCCCGACTACCGCGGCCCGGACTCCCCGCCGAGCAACCCGATGACGATCCGGCAGTTCACCACCGATCCGGAGTTCCGCCAGCGGTACTGGGCCCGCAATCACGTCGGCTGGCGCCACATGGACGAAACCATGCCCAATGCCGGGCATCGTGCCCTCGCCACGCTGGAATCCGCCGGTGTGGTGAACGGACTGATCACCCAGAACGTCGATCTCCTGCACAGTAAGGCGGGTAGCCGATCGGTGGTCAACCTGCACGGCACCTACGCCCGGGTGGTCTGCCTGGATTGTGGCACGACGATGGCTCGCGACGAGCTGGCCGCCGCACTGGAGGCAGCCAACCCCGGCTTCCTCGAACGCGCCGAGTCGGTCGGCGGCATCGCGGTGGCACCCGACGCCGACGCCGTGGTCACCGAGACGGACTCGTTCGTCGTCATGGACTGCCCGGCCTGTGCGGGCATGCTCAAACCCGACATCGTCTACTTCGGCGAGAGTGTCCCCAAACCCCGTGTCGATCAGGCGTATTCGATGATCGACGACGCCGATGCACTCCTGGTAGCGGGGTCCTCGCTGACCGTGTACTCCGGATACCGGTTCGTCCGGCACGCGGCCGCACACGGTATCCCGGTGGGGATCATCAACCGCGGACCTACCCGCGGCGACGACCTGGCCACCGTCAAGGTCGAGACGGGCTGTTCGGAGATGCTGGTCCTGCTGGCCGGTGAACTCAGGAGAACGTGCACGGCATCGACCGGATAG
- a CDS encoding phosphotransferase, with protein sequence MPTSPDLTGRTRRAAAAALDAGRALGLPATGTTVLHDAFSVVVRLEPTPVVARVQVVLPPGMTPHAQAERQQRELDAVAWLEGRGVPVVAPAPLLPRSPVRRGGFGMTFWELADVAADHEPYSAVPMVHTATLHAALAEHPDELPFLTPFNRSLGGLIDELDDASLLLPSDIGRVRDEYAVLRSVLADRAAFAARFPDMSVQTIHGDGPALNVIRTTDGVRFSDFEDVTCGPVEWDLALAGSAAVAEYDDAARELGLRTTNPEVQSLVDAAARLMMVSCALLIPQLPVLAEGLLPMIEAWRESPSLT encoded by the coding sequence GTGCCCACCTCTCCGGATCTGACCGGCCGCACTCGACGAGCGGCGGCGGCAGCGCTGGACGCCGGGCGTGCGCTCGGCCTGCCTGCCACCGGGACAACGGTGCTGCACGATGCGTTCTCGGTCGTCGTGCGCCTGGAACCGACTCCGGTGGTGGCGCGAGTCCAGGTTGTGTTGCCGCCCGGGATGACACCGCACGCTCAGGCAGAGCGGCAACAGCGCGAACTGGACGCGGTGGCCTGGCTCGAGGGGAGGGGCGTGCCGGTCGTAGCTCCGGCACCACTGTTGCCCCGGTCGCCGGTGCGCCGAGGCGGCTTCGGAATGACGTTCTGGGAGTTGGCCGATGTTGCGGCGGACCACGAGCCGTACTCGGCCGTCCCCATGGTGCATACCGCGACGCTGCACGCCGCGCTTGCGGAACATCCGGACGAACTGCCGTTTCTCACCCCGTTCAACCGGTCGCTCGGAGGTTTGATCGACGAGTTGGACGATGCGTCCCTGCTGCTGCCGAGCGATATCGGCCGGGTCCGCGACGAATACGCGGTGCTGCGTTCGGTGCTGGCCGATCGTGCCGCGTTCGCGGCCAGGTTCCCCGACATGAGTGTGCAGACGATTCACGGGGATGGACCGGCGCTCAATGTGATCCGGACAACCGACGGCGTGCGGTTCTCGGATTTCGAGGACGTCACCTGTGGGCCGGTGGAGTGGGACCTGGCACTGGCCGGCTCAGCTGCGGTCGCCGAGTACGACGACGCGGCGCGAGAACTGGGGTTGCGCACCACGAATCCCGAAGTGCAGAGCCTGGTCGATGCCGCCGCGAGATTGATGATGGTCAGCTGTGCTTTGCTGATACCTCAGTTGCCGGTGCTCGCCGAAGGACTGCTGCCGATGATCGAGGCCTGGCGGGAGTCTCCGTCACTGACGTGA
- a CDS encoding NAD(+) synthase, with the protein MDFYSAYHHGFVRVAACTHHTALADPPANAESVLRLAQDCHDDGVAVAVFPELTLSGYSIDDILLQDTLLESVEQALIEIVAASVVLTPVLVVGAPVRYRHRIYNTAVVIHRGAVLGVAPKSYLPTYREFYERRQMATGADVRGTIRVAGAEVPFGPDLLFVASDLPGLVLHVEICEDMFVPVPPSAQAALAGATVLANLSGSPITVGRAEDRALLARSASSRCLAAYVYAAAGEGESTTDLAWDGQTMIWENGLLLAESERFPRGERRSVADVDLELLRSERLRMGTFDDNARHHGAQVDSFRRIEFQLDPPTGDIGLRREIERFPFVPADPERLQRDCYEAYNIQVSGLEQRLRALNYPKVVIGVSGGLDSTHALIVAARAMDRENRPRSDILAFTMPGFATGEHTKNNAIRLSRALGVTFAEIDIKKTAELMLTEMDHPFGRGEKVYDVTFENVQAGLRTDYLFRLANQRGGIVLGTGDLSELALGWSTYGVGDQMSHYNVNGGVPKTLIQHLIRWVISSDQFGAEVNGVLQSVLNTEITPELVPAGEGDEIQSSEAKVGPYALQDFSLFQVLRYGFRPSKVAFLAWHAWHDAADGDWPAGFPEDKRPAYSLSEIRHWLQVFAQRFFSFSQFKRSALPNGPKVSHGGSLSPRGDWRAPSDMSARIWLDEIERGVPEQ; encoded by the coding sequence ATGGACTTCTACAGCGCCTACCACCACGGTTTCGTGCGGGTCGCCGCCTGCACCCACCACACGGCGCTGGCGGATCCGCCGGCCAACGCCGAATCGGTGCTCCGGTTGGCGCAGGACTGCCATGACGACGGGGTAGCTGTCGCGGTGTTTCCGGAGTTGACGTTGTCGGGCTACTCGATCGACGACATCCTCCTTCAGGACACCCTGCTGGAGTCGGTGGAGCAGGCGCTCATCGAAATCGTCGCGGCCTCGGTGGTGTTGACGCCGGTGCTGGTCGTCGGTGCGCCGGTGCGGTACCGGCACCGGATCTACAACACCGCGGTCGTCATCCACCGCGGAGCGGTGCTCGGAGTGGCTCCCAAGTCCTACCTGCCGACGTACCGGGAGTTCTACGAACGCAGGCAGATGGCCACCGGCGCCGACGTGCGCGGCACTATCCGGGTGGCCGGTGCCGAGGTGCCGTTCGGGCCGGACCTGCTGTTCGTGGCGTCCGATCTTCCCGGGCTGGTCCTGCATGTCGAGATCTGTGAGGACATGTTCGTGCCCGTGCCGCCCAGTGCGCAGGCCGCGCTGGCAGGTGCGACGGTGCTGGCCAATCTCTCCGGTAGCCCGATCACCGTCGGCCGTGCCGAAGACCGTGCGCTGCTGGCCCGTTCGGCCTCGTCGCGGTGCTTGGCCGCCTATGTGTACGCCGCTGCGGGCGAGGGGGAGTCGACCACCGACCTGGCCTGGGACGGCCAGACCATGATCTGGGAGAACGGGCTGCTGCTCGCCGAGAGCGAGCGCTTCCCGCGCGGTGAACGACGCTCGGTGGCCGACGTGGACCTGGAGTTGCTGCGGTCGGAGCGGCTGCGGATGGGTACGTTCGATGACAACGCCAGACACCATGGCGCCCAAGTCGATTCGTTCCGCCGTATCGAGTTCCAACTCGACCCGCCGACGGGTGACATCGGACTGCGGCGCGAGATCGAGCGGTTCCCGTTCGTGCCGGCGGATCCTGAACGACTGCAACGGGATTGCTACGAGGCCTACAACATCCAGGTGTCCGGGTTGGAACAGCGGTTGCGGGCGCTGAACTACCCCAAGGTGGTGATCGGGGTGTCCGGCGGGCTGGATTCCACGCACGCCCTGATCGTGGCGGCGCGGGCGATGGATCGGGAGAACCGTCCGCGCAGCGACATTCTCGCGTTCACGATGCCCGGCTTCGCTACCGGCGAGCACACCAAGAACAACGCGATCCGGTTGAGCCGGGCCCTGGGTGTGACGTTCGCCGAGATCGACATCAAGAAGACCGCCGAGCTGATGCTGACCGAGATGGACCATCCGTTCGGCCGCGGCGAGAAGGTCTACGACGTGACGTTCGAGAACGTCCAGGCCGGCCTGCGCACCGACTACCTGTTCCGGCTGGCCAATCAGCGCGGCGGCATCGTGCTCGGTACGGGTGACCTGTCGGAGCTGGCGCTGGGTTGGTCGACTTACGGTGTCGGCGACCAGATGTCGCACTACAACGTCAACGGCGGAGTGCCGAAAACCTTGATCCAGCACCTGATCCGGTGGGTGATCTCATCCGATCAGTTCGGGGCCGAGGTAAACGGGGTACTCCAATCGGTGCTGAACACCGAGATCACCCCGGAGTTGGTGCCCGCCGGCGAGGGTGATGAGATCCAGAGCAGCGAGGCCAAGGTCGGCCCCTATGCGCTGCAGGACTTTTCGTTGTTCCAGGTGCTGCGCTACGGGTTCCGCCCGTCCAAGGTGGCCTTCCTGGCCTGGCATGCCTGGCATGACGCAGCCGACGGTGACTGGCCCGCCGGGTTCCCCGAGGACAAGCGTCCGGCGTATTCGCTCAGCGAGATCCGGCACTGGCTGCAGGTCTTCGCGCAGCGGTTCTTCTCGTTCTCACAGTTCAAGCGTTCTGCGTTGCCCAACGGCCCCAAGGTGTCGCACGGCGGCTCCCTGTCGCCGCGTGGGGACTGGCGCGCGCCGTCGGACATGTCGGCGCGGATCTGGCTCGACGAGATCGAACGGGGCGTCCCGGAGCAGTAG
- a CDS encoding S15 peptidase family protein, which translates to MLGAAKYVGRVGGLAVALGVGSAVVLGGQVLGTPVASASPGSADTSSESASAPAHKSRAKDRQSARSLRQAAVRTAIKDRTTKLGEPGRHRVSATTPKSDVVQTITDRLSEAQDTIKAGVTRHASDSDPVAAAGKPKVTKPAETPRSLSFDTPTLPRPLRDQAQVAEPTAIAEPTIDAIETGAKAEPPPSAGPAPVRGLIETVVNDLARTLAGNSPTAPSTDSPAEWVLLAAARREFATSAAAPSVSATGGITAAPSVGITDGIIRGQTGATSSSGLPLSYTVIGDPSGGGKVRLNSANGSFTFLPYATVVASGGTEKFTVLVAETTAFDAALQQIPIVGMVVPQVLVIVHQVPIVNDLLAPLIGKSEMVDVNVDVGELAPAGTPVAYTVKVTSFDGTPISMNYFPASGLQEGEKAPTIFSGAGLSSAGDTNPYSGGATGVGTFRNAGYNVVTWDSRGEHDSGGLLQLDNPFFEGRDVSAMIDYVAKQSGTQLDAANDPRMGMVGPSYGGGIQWVAAGTDNRIDAIVPTISWNSLNSSLYPNEAFKTSYAALLLLSLVTSGANINSQLYTGIFTGGLLGILTPEQQALLASSGPTALVNKVTAPTLIIQGTVDVLFPLQQAMDNAQILDANGVPVKMVWFCGGHGNCETPPGDSAEMVQTATLSWLDTYVKHKGEAVDDGLPKFQWIDQNGDHYTSDLLPTDPNFTGTPVTASGSGGLLGIVPILGGSGPGAAGIPFGLGDGTKAANAVNVKVTAPSGTATQIVGAPELTMTYSGIGTSRHVYAQIVDDQTGQVIGNVVTPIPVTLDGRERTVTIPMEAVAYTLEPGHTATVQITTSATSFLNFTQFGAINISGVEVSLPTAGPGANVQPAAAAREDLVSV; encoded by the coding sequence GTGTTGGGTGCTGCAAAGTACGTCGGTCGGGTAGGTGGATTGGCGGTTGCGCTCGGGGTCGGTTCGGCCGTCGTCCTGGGCGGGCAGGTGCTGGGCACCCCGGTGGCCTCGGCATCGCCCGGCTCGGCCGATACGTCGTCTGAGTCCGCCTCCGCGCCTGCCCACAAGAGTCGGGCCAAGGACCGGCAGAGTGCCCGCTCATTGCGGCAGGCCGCGGTGCGTACGGCGATCAAGGACCGGACGACCAAGCTCGGTGAACCCGGCCGTCATCGCGTCAGCGCGACGACGCCGAAGTCTGACGTCGTCCAAACGATCACCGACCGGCTGTCGGAGGCACAGGACACGATCAAGGCCGGCGTGACCCGTCACGCCAGTGACTCGGACCCGGTCGCCGCCGCCGGAAAACCCAAGGTCACCAAGCCCGCTGAGACGCCGCGGAGCCTGTCATTCGACACCCCCACACTGCCGCGCCCCCTGCGCGATCAGGCCCAGGTCGCCGAGCCAACCGCCATTGCAGAGCCGACGATCGACGCCATCGAAACCGGCGCGAAGGCCGAGCCGCCACCTTCGGCCGGTCCGGCTCCGGTGCGGGGCCTGATCGAGACCGTGGTCAACGACCTCGCGAGGACGCTGGCCGGAAACTCGCCCACCGCGCCCTCGACTGATTCGCCCGCCGAGTGGGTTCTGCTGGCGGCCGCGCGCCGGGAGTTCGCCACCTCGGCCGCCGCGCCCTCCGTGAGCGCCACCGGCGGCATCACCGCGGCCCCGTCGGTCGGCATCACCGATGGCATCATCCGCGGCCAAACCGGGGCCACCAGTTCGAGTGGGCTGCCGCTCAGCTACACCGTCATCGGTGACCCGAGCGGAGGCGGCAAGGTCCGGCTCAACTCGGCCAACGGCAGCTTCACGTTCCTGCCCTATGCGACCGTCGTCGCCAGCGGCGGCACCGAGAAGTTCACCGTCCTGGTCGCTGAGACCACGGCGTTTGATGCTGCACTGCAACAGATCCCGATAGTGGGCATGGTCGTGCCGCAGGTGCTGGTGATCGTGCATCAGGTACCGATCGTCAACGACTTGTTGGCGCCGCTCATCGGCAAGTCGGAGATGGTGGACGTCAACGTGGACGTCGGCGAGCTCGCACCGGCGGGTACCCCGGTGGCCTACACGGTCAAGGTGACGTCCTTCGACGGCACGCCGATCAGCATGAACTATTTCCCGGCATCGGGCCTTCAGGAAGGGGAAAAGGCGCCGACGATCTTCAGCGGCGCGGGCCTGTCCAGTGCAGGGGATACGAACCCGTACTCCGGCGGCGCCACCGGTGTCGGCACGTTCCGCAACGCGGGCTACAACGTCGTCACCTGGGATTCGCGGGGCGAGCACGACTCGGGCGGGCTCCTGCAACTCGACAATCCGTTCTTCGAGGGCCGCGACGTGTCGGCCATGATCGACTACGTCGCCAAACAGTCCGGCACGCAACTCGACGCCGCGAATGATCCGCGGATGGGCATGGTGGGCCCGTCATACGGCGGTGGCATCCAGTGGGTGGCCGCGGGCACCGACAACCGGATCGACGCGATCGTCCCGACGATCTCGTGGAACTCCCTGAACAGTTCGCTGTACCCCAACGAGGCGTTCAAGACGTCGTATGCGGCGCTGCTGCTGCTGTCGTTGGTGACGTCGGGCGCGAACATCAACAGCCAGCTGTACACCGGCATCTTCACCGGTGGGCTGCTCGGCATCCTGACCCCCGAGCAGCAAGCCCTGCTGGCCAGCAGCGGCCCGACCGCGCTGGTCAACAAAGTCACCGCACCGACGCTGATCATCCAGGGCACCGTCGACGTGTTGTTCCCGCTGCAGCAGGCCATGGACAACGCGCAGATCCTCGACGCCAACGGCGTGCCGGTGAAGATGGTCTGGTTCTGCGGCGGCCACGGCAACTGCGAGACCCCGCCCGGTGACAGTGCCGAGATGGTTCAGACCGCGACGCTGAGCTGGTTGGACACCTACGTCAAACACAAGGGCGAAGCCGTCGACGACGGGCTGCCCAAGTTCCAGTGGATCGATCAGAACGGCGACCACTACACGTCCGACCTCCTGCCGACCGACCCGAATTTCACCGGGACCCCGGTCACCGCATCGGGCAGCGGCGGGCTGCTCGGAATCGTCCCGATCCTCGGTGGTTCCGGACCGGGCGCGGCGGGGATCCCCTTCGGCCTCGGGGACGGCACCAAGGCCGCCAACGCGGTGAACGTCAAGGTGACCGCGCCGTCGGGCACCGCCACCCAGATCGTCGGTGCGCCCGAGCTGACGATGACCTACTCCGGCATCGGCACCAGCCGCCACGTGTACGCCCAGATCGTCGACGACCAGACCGGGCAGGTGATCGGCAACGTGGTCACACCGATTCCGGTCACTCTCGACGGCCGGGAACGCACCGTCACCATCCCGATGGAGGCCGTGGCCTACACGCTGGAGCCCGGACACACCGCCACGGTGCAGATCACCACGTCGGCGACGTCGTTCCTCAACTTCACCCAGTTCGGCGCCATCAACATTTCCGGTGTGGAGGTGTCGTTGCCGACCGCGGGACCCGGAGCCAATGTGCAGCCCGCGGCGGCTGCCAGGGAGGACCTGGTCAGCGTCTAG
- a CDS encoding enoyl-CoA hydratase/isomerase family protein: MTQGNSPRPPEGDWLGTPYLRFERQGPFGVVTLDRPEARNAMTPAMYFGIRYAVTHVEADPDLAGLLITGTGDVFAPGGDLGGGNGVDDWMSFGAALSMDVTPFETLRQSVKPVVSAVNGLCQGGGFQIAICSDMAVVSDRATFRVPELYRGIADTYYSQMLARLIGPVRTRDLMFTGRTLSAQEAVDWGLVARLVPHDELLSAATEVLAQCCRTAPRARGVVKSSLDSYMGLYDRIGMKASYSGDEAAEGFRAFKARRSPEWVHPDLRVEGRL; this comes from the coding sequence ATGACCCAGGGAAACAGTCCACGACCACCCGAAGGCGACTGGCTCGGCACCCCGTACCTCAGGTTCGAACGGCAGGGACCGTTCGGCGTGGTCACCCTGGACCGGCCCGAGGCCCGCAATGCGATGACCCCGGCCATGTACTTCGGCATCCGGTACGCGGTCACCCACGTCGAGGCGGATCCCGATCTGGCCGGCCTGCTGATCACCGGAACCGGGGACGTGTTCGCACCCGGCGGCGACCTCGGCGGCGGCAACGGCGTCGACGACTGGATGAGCTTCGGCGCAGCCCTGTCGATGGACGTCACCCCGTTCGAAACGCTGCGCCAATCGGTCAAGCCGGTGGTGAGCGCGGTCAACGGGTTGTGCCAGGGCGGCGGGTTCCAGATCGCGATCTGCAGTGACATGGCGGTGGTCAGCGACCGCGCCACCTTCCGGGTGCCCGAGTTGTACCGCGGCATCGCCGACACCTACTACAGCCAGATGTTGGCCCGCCTGATCGGCCCGGTCCGCACCCGCGACCTGATGTTCACCGGACGCACGCTCAGCGCCCAGGAGGCCGTCGACTGGGGCTTGGTCGCCCGGCTGGTGCCGCACGACGAATTACTCTCTGCCGCAACCGAAGTGCTCGCCCAATGCTGCCGGACCGCACCCCGGGCCCGCGGGGTGGTCAAGTCCAGCCTGGACAGCTATATGGGCCTCTACGACCGGATCGGCATGAAGGCGAGCTACAGCGGCGACGAGGCAGCGGAGGGTTTCCGCGCCTTCAAGGCACGACGCTCACCGGAGTGGGTCCACCCGGATCTGCGCGTCGAGGGCCGGCTCTAG